The following proteins are encoded in a genomic region of Nicotiana sylvestris chromosome 4, ASM39365v2, whole genome shotgun sequence:
- the LOC138889357 gene encoding uncharacterized protein, giving the protein MATLDIDNPRHPLFLQWSDNHSNVILSIQLKGTKNFSVWSKAMDLEEDWERVNAAVLTWIINTVLLELNTGIVYADNAHEVWLNLEDRFNKVNGSRVYNLQREITTISQGTSSISVYHSRLKSLWDEYGSLIPSLPVTARTKDFIEHLDQQKLFQFLMGLNELWSY; this is encoded by the exons ATGGCGACGCTAGACATTGATAACCCTAGACATCCATTATTTCTACAGTGGTCAGATAATCATAGTAATGTAATCCTCTCAATTCAGCTGAAAGGAACAAAGAATTTTTCAGTTTGGAGCAAAGCGATG GATTTAGAAGAGGACTGGGAGCGAGTCAATGCAGCAGTCCTAACATGGATCATAAACACTGTTTTACTAGAATTGAATACTGGTATCGTTTATGCTGATAATGCTCATGAAGTCTGGCTAAATTTAGAGGATCGTTTCAACAAAGTTAACGGTTCTAGAGTCTATAACCTTCAGCGAGAGATAACCACAATTTCTCAAGGTACTTCTAGCATTTCTGTTTATCATTCTAGGCTGAAATCTCTATGGGATGAATATGGATCCTTAATTCCTTCACTTCCTGTTACTGCTAGGACAAAAGACTTTATTGAACATCTAGATCAACAAAAGCTTTTTCAATTTTTAATGGGACTAAATGAGTTATGGAGCTATTAG